A single window of Streptomyces aquilus DNA harbors:
- a CDS encoding F0F1 ATP synthase subunit gamma: MGAQLRVYKRRIRSVTATKKITKAMEMIAASRVVKAQRKVAASTPYAQELTRAVTAVGTGSNTKHPLTTQAETVVRSAVLLLTSDRGLAGAFNSNAIKAAEQLTARLEAEGKEVDTYIVGRRGLAHYNFRERKVAESWSGFTDEPTYADAKKVAGPLIEAIEKDTAEGGVDELHIVFTEFVSMMTQTALDDRLLPLSLEEVAKEAAPKGEILPLYDFEPSAEDVLDALLPRYVESRIYNALLQSAASKHAATRRAMKSATDNAGELITTLSRLANAARQAEITQEISEIVGGSAALADATAGSDR; this comes from the coding sequence ATGGGAGCCCAGCTCCGGGTCTACAAGCGTCGCATCCGATCCGTCACCGCGACCAAGAAGATCACCAAGGCGATGGAGATGATCGCCGCCTCGCGCGTCGTCAAGGCGCAGCGCAAGGTGGCGGCCTCCACGCCGTACGCGCAGGAACTGACGCGTGCGGTCACGGCGGTCGGTACCGGCTCGAACACGAAGCACCCGCTGACCACGCAGGCCGAGACGGTCGTGCGGTCCGCGGTGCTGCTCCTGACGAGCGACCGTGGTCTCGCCGGCGCCTTCAACTCCAACGCCATCAAGGCCGCGGAGCAGCTGACCGCGCGTCTTGAGGCCGAGGGCAAGGAGGTCGACACGTACATCGTCGGCCGCCGCGGTCTGGCCCACTACAACTTCCGCGAGCGCAAGGTCGCGGAGTCGTGGTCGGGCTTCACCGACGAGCCCACCTACGCGGACGCCAAGAAGGTCGCGGGTCCGCTGATCGAGGCGATCGAGAAGGACACGGCCGAGGGTGGTGTGGACGAACTCCACATCGTCTTCACCGAGTTCGTCTCGATGATGACGCAGACGGCGCTGGACGACCGTCTGCTGCCGCTCAGCCTCGAAGAGGTCGCGAAGGAAGCAGCCCCCAAGGGCGAGATCCTTCCGCTGTACGACTTCGAGCCGTCGGCGGAGGACGTCCTCGACGCCCTGCTGCCGCGCTACGTCGAGAGCCGTATCTACAACGCGCTGCTCCAGTCGGCTGCCTCCAAGCACGCCGCCACGCGCCGCGCGATGAAGTCGGCCACCGACAACGCCGGAGAGCTCATCACCACGCTCTCCCGACTTGCCAACGCGGCCCGCCAGGCCGAAATCACCCAGGAAATCAGCGAGATCGTCGGTGGCTCCGCAGCCCTGGCCGACGCGACCGCGGGGAGTGACCGCTAA
- the atpD gene encoding F0F1 ATP synthase subunit beta, translating to MTTTVETATATGRVARVIGPVVDVEFPVDAMPEIYNALHVEVADPAKDGEKKTLTLEVAQHLGDGLVRTISMQPTDGLVRQAPVTDTGASITVPVGDFTKGKVFNTLGEVLNVDEQYTGERWGIHRKAPNFDELESKTEMFETGVKVIDLLTPYVKGGKIGLFGGAGVGKTVLIQEMIYRVANNHDGVSVFAGVGERTREGNDLIEEMSDSGVIDKTALVFGQMDEPPGTRLRVALAGLTMAEYFRDVQKQDVLFFIDNIFRFTQAGSEVSTLLGRMPSAVGYQPNLADEMGLLQERITSTRGHSITSMQAIYVPADDLTDPAPATTFAHLDATTVLSRPISEKGIYPAVDPLDSTSRILDPRYIAQDHYDAAMRVKTVLQKYKDLQDIIAILGIDELGEEDKLVVHRARRVERFLSQNTHVAKQFTGVDGSDVPLDESIAAFNAIIDGEYDHFPEQAFFMCGGIEDLKANAKELGVS from the coding sequence ATGACCACCACTGTTGAGACCGCGACGGCCACGGGCCGCGTCGCCCGGGTCATCGGCCCGGTCGTCGACGTGGAGTTCCCCGTCGACGCGATGCCGGAGATCTACAACGCCCTTCACGTCGAGGTGGCCGACCCGGCCAAGGACGGCGAGAAGAAGACGCTGACCCTGGAGGTCGCCCAGCACCTGGGTGACGGCCTGGTCCGCACCATCTCCATGCAGCCCACCGACGGCCTGGTCCGCCAGGCCCCGGTCACCGACACCGGCGCCTCCATCACGGTCCCGGTCGGCGACTTCACCAAGGGCAAGGTGTTCAACACCCTCGGTGAGGTGCTGAACGTCGACGAGCAGTACACGGGCGAGCGCTGGGGCATCCACCGCAAGGCCCCGAACTTCGACGAGCTCGAGTCGAAGACCGAGATGTTCGAGACCGGCGTCAAGGTCATCGACCTTCTCACCCCGTACGTCAAGGGTGGAAAGATCGGTCTGTTCGGTGGTGCCGGCGTCGGCAAGACGGTGCTCATCCAGGAGATGATCTACCGCGTCGCCAACAACCACGACGGTGTCTCCGTGTTCGCCGGTGTCGGTGAGCGCACCCGTGAGGGCAACGACCTCATCGAGGAGATGTCCGACTCGGGCGTCATCGACAAGACCGCGCTGGTCTTCGGTCAGATGGACGAGCCCCCGGGCACCCGTCTGCGCGTGGCCCTCGCCGGTCTGACCATGGCGGAGTACTTCCGCGATGTGCAGAAGCAGGACGTGCTGTTCTTCATCGACAACATCTTCCGCTTCACGCAGGCCGGTTCCGAGGTGTCGACCCTGCTCGGCCGTATGCCCTCCGCGGTGGGCTACCAGCCGAACCTGGCCGACGAGATGGGTCTCCTCCAGGAGCGCATCACCTCGACCCGTGGTCACTCGATCACCTCGATGCAGGCGATCTACGTCCCCGCGGACGACCTGACCGACCCGGCCCCGGCCACCACCTTCGCCCACCTCGACGCGACGACGGTTCTGTCCCGTCCGATCTCCGAGAAGGGCATCTACCCGGCCGTGGACCCGCTGGACTCCACGTCCCGCATCCTGGACCCGCGCTACATCGCGCAGGACCACTACGACGCCGCCATGCGCGTCAAGACGGTCCTGCAGAAGTACAAGGACCTCCAGGACATCATCGCGATCCTCGGTATCGACGAGCTCGGCGAGGAGGACAAGCTCGTCGTCCACCGTGCCCGTCGCGTGGAGCGCTTCCTGTCCCAGAACACCCACGTCGCCAAGCAGTTCACCGGCGTCGACGGGTCGGACGTCCCGCTGGACGAGTCGATCGCGGCCTTCAACGCGATCATCGACGGTGAGTACGACCACTTCCCGGAGCAGGCGTTCTTCATGTGCGGTGGCATTGAGGACCTCAAGGCCAACGCCAAGGAGCTCGGCGTCTCCTGA
- a CDS encoding F0F1 ATP synthase subunit epsilon — MAAELHVALVAADREVWSGEATLVVARTTSGDIGVMPGHQPLLGVLESGPVTIRTSDGGTVVAAVHGGFISFADNKLSLLAEIAELSDEIDVQRAERELERAKAEGDAAAERRADVRIRAAATR; from the coding sequence TTGGCTGCTGAGCTGCACGTCGCGCTGGTCGCGGCCGACCGAGAGGTCTGGTCCGGCGAGGCCACCCTGGTCGTCGCGCGCACCACGTCCGGCGACATCGGCGTCATGCCCGGTCACCAGCCGCTGCTCGGTGTGCTGGAGTCGGGCCCGGTGACCATCCGTACGAGTGATGGTGGAACGGTCGTCGCCGCGGTGCACGGCGGTTTCATCTCGTTCGCGGACAACAAGCTGTCGCTGCTGGCCGAGATCGCCGAGCTGTCGGACGAGATCGATGTCCAGCGCGCCGAGCGCGAGCTGGAGCGCGCGAAGGCGGAGGGTGACGCCGCCGCCGAGCGTCGCGCGGACGTACGCATCCGCGCGGCGGCGACGCGCTAG
- a CDS encoding DUF2550 domain-containing protein, producing the protein MVLALTVCGVVVALVVLGLFVFGLRRRLIQRSGGTFDCSLRWDVPEKTDTSGKGWSYGVARYNGDRIEWYRVFSYAYRPRRVLERAAIEVAGRRLPEGEEELALLSDAVVLTCLHRGTRLELAMSEDALTGFLAWLEAAPPGQRVNVA; encoded by the coding sequence ATGGTCCTCGCTCTGACTGTGTGCGGAGTCGTGGTCGCCCTGGTGGTGCTGGGACTGTTCGTCTTCGGTCTGCGCCGCAGACTCATCCAGCGCTCGGGCGGCACCTTCGACTGTTCCCTGCGCTGGGACGTCCCGGAGAAAACCGACACCAGTGGCAAGGGCTGGAGCTATGGCGTCGCCCGCTACAACGGCGACCGCATCGAGTGGTACCGCGTCTTCTCCTACGCCTACCGCCCGCGCCGCGTCCTGGAGCGCGCCGCGATCGAGGTCGCCGGCCGCCGGCTGCCCGAGGGCGAGGAGGAGCTGGCGCTCCTGTCGGACGCCGTGGTCCTCACCTGCCTGCACCGGGGCACGCGTCTGGAGCTCGCCATGAGCGAAGACGCGCTGACCGGTTTTCTCGCGTGGCTTGAGGCAGCCCCGCCCGGTCAGCGCGTCAATGTCGCCTAG
- a CDS encoding glycoside hydrolase family 18 chitinase codes for MRFRHRAAAGFATLLLPFAGLVGLASPAEAATSATATFAKTQDWGTGFEGKWTVKNTGDTTLSSWTVEWDYPSGTSVTSAWDADVTSSGTHWTAKNKSWNGTLAPGASVSFGFNGAGTGSPANCKLNGGSCDGGTTNPSDSAPSAPGTPTASSVTDTSVKLTWSAATDDKGVKNYDVLRNGTKVATVTTTSYTDTGLTAGTSYSYTVQARDTADQTGPVSGAVSVTTTGGGGTDPGTGGKVKLGYFTEWGVYGRNYHVKNLVTSGSASKITHINYAFGNVKDGKCVVDDTYAAYDKAYTADQSVSGVADTWDQPLRGNFNQLRELKAKYPNIKVLYSFGGWTYSGGFAQAAANPAAFAASCKSVIEDPRWADVFDGIDIDWEYPNACGLTCDTSGAAAFKNLVAALRSEFGSDYLVTAAITADASSGGKIDAADYGGASAYLNWYNVMTYDYFGAWDKTGPTAPHSPLTSYSGIPKAGFNSADAIAKLKAKGVPSNKLLLGIGFYGRGWTGVTQAAPGGTATGPATGTYEAGIEDYKVLKTSCPATGTVGGTAYAYCGSNWWSYDTPATIGTKMTWAKNQGLGGAFFWEFSGDSSNGELVSAINSGLN; via the coding sequence ATGCGCTTCAGACACAGAGCCGCAGCAGGCTTCGCGACGCTGTTGCTCCCCTTCGCCGGACTGGTCGGACTGGCCAGTCCCGCCGAGGCGGCGACCTCCGCGACCGCGACCTTCGCCAAGACCCAGGACTGGGGCACCGGCTTCGAAGGCAAGTGGACCGTCAAGAACACCGGCGACACCACCCTCAGTTCCTGGACCGTGGAGTGGGACTACCCCTCCGGCACCTCGGTCACCTCCGCCTGGGACGCCGACGTCACCTCGTCCGGCACCCACTGGACCGCCAAGAACAAGTCCTGGAACGGCACCCTCGCCCCCGGCGCCTCCGTCTCCTTCGGCTTCAACGGCGCCGGCACCGGCTCCCCCGCCAACTGCAAGCTCAACGGCGGCAGTTGTGACGGCGGCACCACCAACCCCAGCGACAGCGCGCCCAGCGCCCCCGGCACCCCGACCGCGTCGAGCGTCACCGACACCTCGGTGAAGCTGACCTGGAGCGCGGCCACCGACGACAAGGGCGTCAAGAACTACGACGTGCTGCGCAACGGCACCAAGGTCGCGACGGTGACGACGACCTCGTACACCGACACCGGCCTGACCGCCGGCACCTCGTACTCCTACACCGTCCAGGCCCGCGACACCGCCGACCAGACCGGCCCGGTCAGCGGCGCGGTCTCCGTGACCACCACGGGCGGCGGCGGCACCGACCCGGGCACCGGCGGCAAGGTCAAGCTCGGCTACTTCACCGAGTGGGGCGTCTACGGCCGCAACTACCACGTCAAGAACCTGGTGACCTCGGGCTCCGCCTCGAAGATCACGCACATCAACTACGCGTTCGGCAACGTCAAGGACGGCAAGTGCGTCGTCGACGACACCTACGCCGCCTACGACAAGGCCTACACCGCCGACCAGTCCGTCAGCGGCGTCGCCGACACCTGGGACCAGCCGCTGCGCGGCAACTTCAACCAGCTGCGCGAGCTGAAGGCCAAGTACCCGAACATCAAGGTGCTGTACTCCTTCGGCGGCTGGACCTACTCCGGCGGCTTCGCCCAGGCCGCCGCCAACCCGGCCGCGTTCGCCGCGAGCTGCAAGTCCGTCATCGAGGACCCGCGCTGGGCGGACGTCTTCGACGGCATCGACATCGACTGGGAGTACCCGAACGCCTGCGGTCTGACCTGTGACACCTCCGGTGCCGCGGCCTTCAAGAACCTGGTGGCGGCGCTGCGTTCGGAGTTCGGCAGCGACTACCTCGTCACCGCCGCGATCACCGCGGACGCCTCCAGCGGCGGCAAGATCGACGCGGCCGACTACGGCGGCGCCTCCGCGTACCTCAACTGGTACAACGTGATGACGTACGACTACTTCGGCGCCTGGGACAAGACCGGCCCCACCGCCCCGCACTCCCCGCTCACCTCGTACTCCGGCATCCCGAAGGCCGGCTTCAACTCGGCCGACGCGATCGCCAAGCTGAAGGCGAAGGGCGTACCGTCGAACAAGCTCCTGCTCGGCATCGGCTTCTACGGCCGCGGCTGGACCGGCGTCACCCAGGCCGCCCCCGGCGGCACCGCCACCGGCCCGGCGACCGGCACCTACGAGGCCGGCATCGAGGACTACAAGGTCCTCAAGACGTCCTGCCCCGCCACCGGCACCGTCGGCGGCACGGCGTACGCCTACTGCGGCAGCAACTGGTGGTCGTACGACACCCCCGCCACCATCGGCACCAAGATGACCTGGGCCAAGAACCAGGGCCTCGGCGGCGCCTTCTTCTGGGAGTTCAGCGGCGACAGCTCCAACGGTGAGCTGGTGAGCGCCATCAACAGCGGACTCAACTAG
- a CDS encoding response regulator produces the protein MIRVLVAEDQSAVRAGLVLILRSAPDVEVVGEAADGERAVALARELRPDLVLMDVQMPRLDGVSATRKVTEEGLADVLVLTTFDLDEYVFGALRAGAAGFLLKNTEARDLVEAVRTVARGEGIVAPAVTRRLIAEFATKPVRRSSADPAVLDSLTRREREVLSCLGEGLSNADIAGRLDMAEATVKTHVSRLLGKLELRSRVQAAVLAQELGV, from the coding sequence ATGATCCGTGTGCTCGTCGCCGAGGACCAGTCCGCCGTCCGCGCCGGGCTCGTCCTCATCCTGCGCAGCGCGCCCGACGTCGAGGTGGTCGGTGAGGCCGCCGACGGGGAGCGGGCGGTGGCTCTGGCCCGGGAGCTGCGGCCGGACCTGGTCCTGATGGACGTGCAGATGCCGCGTCTGGACGGGGTGTCGGCGACCCGGAAGGTCACCGAGGAGGGGCTCGCGGACGTCCTCGTGCTGACCACCTTCGACCTCGACGAGTACGTGTTCGGGGCGCTGCGGGCGGGCGCGGCCGGGTTCCTGCTGAAGAACACGGAGGCGAGGGACCTCGTCGAGGCCGTCCGCACGGTGGCCCGCGGCGAGGGCATCGTGGCCCCGGCCGTGACACGGCGCCTGATCGCCGAGTTCGCCACGAAGCCCGTACGGCGGTCGAGCGCGGACCCGGCCGTCCTGGACTCCCTCACCCGCCGTGAACGCGAAGTGCTGTCCTGCCTGGGCGAGGGGCTGTCCAACGCGGACATCGCGGGGCGCCTGGACATGGCGGAGGCGACGGTGAAGACGCACGTCAGCCGTCTCCTGGGCAAGCTGGAGCTGCGCAGCCGGGTCCAAGCGGCGGTACTCGCGCAGGAGTTGGGTGTCTGA
- a CDS encoding sensor histidine kinase — protein MAVRPPRPHRFDAYIAGGGLLGGLLLVLFGLSTRPSSDPITLFDGPWPVLVPLTVLAGCELLRRAAPRVALLTGTVAICADVVTQGSLASVLMFTDLVYAAVLYGPLASARRIQWITGLLTVVATLVPFAVWRVPEALLIGVVVGVVAYGPAATGWIVRNHRDAAEAARLRAEQTALLAEMDRTQAVTAERARMARELHDMVANHLSAIAIHSTAALSLDDPKTSAEALGVIRENSVKGLAEMRRLIGILRDGDEEPTAVPTLDGLAALVEAARTNGLDVTLETEQATTVPAPVELAAYRIVQESLTNALKHACPGRVTVTLARRDGSLDVRVTSPYGHRDGPRAPGSGAGLVGMRERVALLGGAFAAGPEGTLWAVRATLPLTDGDPA, from the coding sequence ATGGCCGTACGACCGCCCCGCCCGCACCGCTTCGACGCGTACATCGCGGGCGGCGGGCTGCTCGGCGGGCTGCTGCTGGTGCTCTTCGGGCTGAGCACCCGGCCGTCGAGCGACCCGATCACCCTCTTCGACGGCCCCTGGCCGGTACTGGTGCCGCTCACCGTGCTGGCCGGCTGCGAGCTGCTGCGCCGCGCGGCACCCCGGGTGGCGCTGCTGACCGGCACGGTCGCGATCTGCGCGGACGTGGTGACCCAGGGCAGCCTGGCGTCGGTGCTGATGTTCACCGACCTCGTCTACGCGGCCGTCCTGTACGGCCCGCTCGCCTCCGCCCGCCGCATCCAGTGGATCACCGGTCTGCTCACGGTCGTCGCGACGCTGGTGCCGTTCGCGGTGTGGCGGGTGCCGGAGGCGCTGCTGATCGGCGTGGTCGTCGGGGTCGTGGCGTACGGGCCCGCCGCCACCGGCTGGATCGTCCGCAACCACCGCGACGCCGCCGAAGCCGCCCGGCTGCGTGCCGAACAGACCGCGCTGCTGGCGGAGATGGACCGCACCCAGGCCGTCACCGCCGAACGCGCCAGGATGGCCAGGGAGTTGCACGACATGGTCGCCAACCACCTCTCCGCGATCGCGATCCACTCCACCGCGGCGCTGTCCCTGGACGATCCGAAGACCTCCGCGGAGGCCCTCGGCGTCATCCGCGAGAACAGCGTCAAGGGGCTGGCGGAGATGCGCCGGCTGATCGGCATCCTGCGCGACGGCGACGAGGAGCCGACCGCGGTCCCGACCCTCGACGGCCTCGCCGCCCTCGTCGAGGCCGCCCGCACCAACGGCCTCGACGTCACGCTGGAGACCGAGCAGGCCACGACCGTGCCCGCCCCCGTCGAGCTGGCCGCCTACCGGATCGTCCAGGAGTCCCTGACCAACGCGCTCAAGCACGCCTGCCCCGGCCGCGTCACCGTCACCCTCGCCCGCCGCGACGGCTCCCTCGACGTGCGCGTGACCAGCCCGTACGGCCACCGGGACGGCCCGCGCGCCCCCGGTTCCGGCGCCGGTCTGGTCGGCATGCGGGAGCGCGTCGCGCTGCTGGGCGGCGCCTTCGCGGCCGGTCCCGAGGGCACCCTGTGGGCCGTCCGCGCCACCCTCCCCCTCACCGATGGAGACCCCGCATGA
- a CDS encoding cob(I)yrinic acid a,c-diamide adenosyltransferase, protein MVNLTRIYTRTGDQGTTALGDMSRVAKTDLRISAYADANEANAVIGTAIALGGLAEEVVKVLTRVQNDLFDVGADLSTPVVENPEFPPLRVEQFYVDKLEADCDRFNEQLEKLRSFILPGGTPGAALLHQACTVVRRAERSTWAALEVHGEVMNPLTATYLNRLSDLLFILARTANKEVGDVLWVPGGER, encoded by the coding sequence ATGGTCAATCTGACGCGCATCTACACCAGGACCGGCGACCAGGGCACCACCGCCCTCGGCGACATGAGCAGGGTCGCCAAGACCGACCTGCGGATCTCGGCGTACGCCGACGCCAACGAGGCGAACGCCGTGATCGGGACGGCGATCGCGCTCGGCGGGCTCGCCGAGGAGGTCGTCAAGGTCCTCACGCGCGTCCAGAACGACCTGTTCGACGTCGGCGCCGACCTGTCCACGCCCGTGGTCGAGAACCCGGAGTTCCCGCCCCTGCGCGTCGAGCAGTTCTACGTCGACAAGCTGGAGGCCGACTGCGACCGCTTCAACGAGCAACTGGAGAAGCTCCGGTCGTTCATCCTCCCCGGCGGGACGCCGGGCGCGGCCCTGCTGCACCAGGCCTGCACGGTCGTACGACGGGCCGAGCGGTCCACGTGGGCGGCGCTGGAGGTGCACGGCGAGGTCATGAACCCGCTGACCGCGACCTACCTCAACCGCCTGTCCGACCTGCTGTTCATCCTGGCCCGTACCGCCAACAAGGAGGTCGGGGACGTGCTGTGGGTGCCCGGCGGGGAGCGTTAG
- a CDS encoding ABC transporter permease, producing MLLHDTALIYGRYMRQSLRSRFALLFGVLMPLLYLLLFGPLLTDLPLGGQGSSWQVLVPGLLLQLGLFGALFAGFMIILEKGSGIVDRMRVTPVSRLGLLLGRVLRDATVFVFQAVLLVLAALAMGLRAPLAGILIGFAFVGLLTVSLASLSYAVAMKVRTPQEFGPLINAVSMPSMLLSGLMLPMTLGPAWLDVLSHFMPFRYLVDAMRDAYVGEYATAHMAYGVLVALGFSALAVTVGTRVFRTAGA from the coding sequence ATGCTTCTCCACGACACCGCGCTCATCTACGGCCGCTACATGCGCCAGTCGCTGCGGTCCCGCTTCGCGCTGCTCTTCGGCGTGCTCATGCCGCTGCTGTATCTGCTCCTCTTCGGCCCTCTCCTCACCGATCTGCCGCTCGGCGGGCAGGGCAGCTCCTGGCAGGTGCTGGTGCCCGGGCTGCTCCTGCAACTCGGGCTGTTCGGGGCCCTGTTCGCCGGGTTCATGATCATCCTGGAGAAGGGGTCGGGGATCGTGGACCGGATGCGGGTCACGCCCGTCAGCCGGCTCGGGCTGCTCCTCGGGCGGGTGCTGCGGGACGCCACGGTCTTCGTCTTCCAGGCGGTGCTGCTGGTGCTGGCCGCGCTGGCCATGGGGCTCCGGGCGCCGCTCGCCGGCATCCTGATCGGCTTCGCGTTCGTCGGGCTGCTCACCGTCTCGCTCGCCTCGCTGTCCTACGCGGTGGCGATGAAGGTCCGCACGCCCCAGGAGTTCGGCCCGCTCATCAACGCCGTGTCGATGCCGTCGATGCTGCTGTCCGGACTGATGCTCCCGATGACGCTCGGCCCGGCCTGGCTCGACGTCCTCTCCCACTTCATGCCGTTCCGCTATCTGGTGGACGCGATGCGCGACGCGTACGTCGGCGAGTACGCCACGGCCCACATGGCGTACGGCGTCCTGGTCGCCCTCGGCTTCTCGGCACTCGCCGTGACAGTGGGCACACGCGTCTTCCGGACGGCCGGAGCGTAA
- a CDS encoding ABC transporter ATP-binding protein yields the protein MTVISTAGLARTFQTKRGPVEAVRGIDLTVREGEILGFLGPNGAGKTTTLRMLTTLLAPTGGTATVAGHDLATDPAGVRRACGYVAQSGGVDPQISVREELVTQGRLYRLTKTQAADRAEELARDLGLTELLDRRCGELSGGQRRRLDIAMALTHRPRVLFLDEPTTGLDPGSRADLWDLIRRLRAEHGTTVFLTTHYLDEADALSDRLVIVDRGVVVAEGTPSALKLEHGGSIDATLQDTFLAITGRSATPADAAPVAV from the coding sequence ATGACCGTCATCAGTACGGCCGGACTGGCCCGTACCTTCCAGACCAAGCGCGGCCCCGTGGAGGCCGTACGCGGCATCGACCTGACCGTCCGGGAAGGCGAGATCCTCGGCTTCCTCGGGCCGAACGGCGCCGGGAAGACCACCACCCTGCGCATGCTCACCACCCTCCTCGCCCCGACCGGCGGCACCGCCACCGTCGCCGGCCACGACCTCGCCACCGACCCGGCCGGTGTGCGCCGGGCCTGCGGATACGTGGCCCAGTCCGGCGGTGTCGACCCGCAGATCAGCGTGCGCGAGGAGCTGGTCACCCAGGGCCGCCTCTACCGGCTGACAAAGACCCAGGCCGCCGACCGCGCCGAGGAGTTGGCCCGCGACCTCGGTCTGACCGAGCTGCTCGACCGCAGGTGCGGCGAGCTGTCCGGTGGCCAGCGCCGCCGCCTGGACATCGCCATGGCCCTCACCCACCGCCCGAGGGTCCTCTTCCTCGACGAGCCGACCACCGGCCTCGACCCCGGCAGCCGCGCCGACCTGTGGGACCTGATCCGGCGGCTGCGCGCCGAGCACGGCACGACCGTCTTCCTCACCACCCACTACCTCGACGAGGCCGACGCTCTCTCCGACCGCCTGGTGATCGTCGACCGTGGCGTGGTCGTGGCCGAGGGCACGCCGAGCGCGCTCAAGCTGGAGCACGGCGGCTCGATCGACGCCACCCTCCAGGACACGTTCCTCGCCATCACCGGCCGCAGCGCCACACCGGCCGACGCCGCCCCCGTAGCCGTATAG
- a CDS encoding TetR/AcrR family transcriptional regulator, which produces MAEGLRERKKRETRQRISDIATGLFLEHGFVAVTIAEVAEAADVSVNTVYNYFPAKEDLFFDRSSGVVEQLSRWVRARSAGESAARAVLRELRAEVEAVSPRVGLMAGYDRFMRCIQEAPPLRSRLWSLQQEIHDHLEATLREEAGADAADPLPGLIAGQICWVHSEVFFHIGREMVAGRNPDEVSREVLVLLDDIEELLSENVLNYAVRGAE; this is translated from the coding sequence ATGGCAGAGGGGCTCAGGGAGCGGAAGAAGCGCGAGACGAGACAGCGGATCTCGGACATCGCCACCGGACTGTTCCTGGAGCACGGCTTCGTGGCCGTGACCATCGCGGAGGTCGCCGAGGCGGCCGACGTCTCGGTCAACACCGTCTACAACTACTTCCCGGCGAAGGAGGACCTCTTCTTCGACCGGTCCTCCGGCGTCGTCGAACAGCTCTCGCGCTGGGTGCGTGCCCGGAGCGCGGGGGAGTCCGCCGCCCGGGCCGTACTGCGCGAACTGCGCGCGGAGGTGGAGGCGGTCTCGCCGCGGGTCGGGCTCATGGCGGGCTACGACCGTTTCATGCGCTGCATCCAGGAGGCCCCGCCGCTGCGGTCCCGGCTGTGGAGCCTCCAGCAGGAGATCCACGACCACCTCGAAGCCACCTTGCGGGAGGAGGCGGGCGCGGACGCCGCCGACCCGCTGCCGGGGCTGATCGCCGGTCAGATCTGCTGGGTCCACTCGGAGGTGTTCTTCCACATCGGGCGTGAGATGGTCGCCGGGCGCAATCCGGACGAAGTGTCACGAGAGGTACTGGTGCTTCTCGACGACATCGAGGAGCTGTTGAGCGAGAACGTGCTCAACTACGCCGTACGAGGCGCTGAATGA
- a CDS encoding 3-hydroxyacyl-CoA dehydrogenase family protein translates to MARKLAVIGAGLMGSGIAQVSASAGWDVVLRDVTDEALKRGTDGIKASYDKFVSKGKMEAHDADAALGRITATTDLDAAADADIVVEAVFEKLDVKHEIFRALDKIVREDTVLASNTSAIPITKIAAATEHPERVVGVHFFSPVPMMQLVELVRGYKTSDETLATAREFAESTGKTCIVVNRDVAGFVTTRLISALVVEATKLYESGVATAEDIDLACKLGFGHAMGPLATADLTGVDILLHATSNIYTESQDEKFAPPELMRRMVDAGDIGRKSGQGFYTY, encoded by the coding sequence GTGGCACGGAAGCTTGCCGTCATCGGCGCCGGCTTGATGGGTTCCGGGATCGCCCAGGTCTCCGCATCTGCGGGCTGGGACGTCGTCCTGCGGGACGTCACCGACGAGGCCCTGAAGCGTGGCACCGACGGCATCAAGGCCTCGTACGACAAGTTCGTGAGCAAGGGGAAGATGGAGGCGCACGACGCCGACGCCGCCCTCGGCCGGATCACCGCGACCACCGACCTGGACGCCGCTGCGGACGCCGACATCGTCGTCGAGGCCGTCTTCGAGAAGCTCGACGTCAAGCACGAGATCTTCCGCGCCCTCGACAAGATCGTGCGTGAGGACACCGTCCTCGCCTCCAACACCTCCGCCATCCCGATCACCAAGATCGCCGCGGCCACCGAGCACCCCGAGCGGGTCGTCGGCGTCCACTTCTTCTCGCCGGTGCCGATGATGCAGCTCGTCGAGCTGGTCCGCGGCTACAAGACGAGCGACGAAACCCTCGCCACCGCGCGGGAGTTCGCCGAGTCCACCGGCAAGACCTGCATCGTCGTGAACAGGGACGTCGCCGGCTTCGTCACCACCCGGCTCATCTCGGCGCTCGTCGTCGAGGCCACCAAGCTCTACGAGTCCGGCGTGGCGACGGCGGAGGACATCGACCTCGCCTGCAAGCTGGGCTTCGGGCACGCCATGGGCCCGCTCGCCACGGCCGACCTGACGGGCGTCGACATCCTGCTGCACGCCACCAGCAACATCTACACAGAGTCCCAGGACGAGAAGTTCGCTCCGCCCGAGCTGATGCGCCGGATGGTTGACGCCGGTGACATCGGACGCAAGAGCGGGCAGGGCTTCTACACGTACTGA